GTCACGCGCAAGAGCGGTTCCTGTCCAAAGATCACCGTGCCTTCCGGCACGGCCCACACATCGCCCGTGAATCGTAGCTCTCTCAGAAAACTGAAGAACTCGTCAGAGACATGCTCAAAGGCAGGATGCTTCCGCAGAAACTCAACGTCGATCGCCCCACAACAGACTGACTCAACCCACTGGAGTGCTTGCTCCAGTCCTGCCGCAACCAGATATCCGCGGTTCTTTGGCAGCTTTCTGACGAACAGCTCGAAAGTCGCTGTTGGGTTGAAGTTGTTCTCGTAGAAGGCTGCCGCCATCGTGAGCTCATACAAGTCGGTCAGCAGCATCGAAGACGTTCTATCGTTCACTCTCAATTGGATGCAACTCTCGTTGACACTCAAACACGTATGGCTCTATCGGCCCCGGTCGAATCCCGTACTTCTCGTCCAGAAACTCGCGCAGCTCGTCAGGTACAACCTCCGACAGTTCCTGCCAGGTGAGCACCTTGCATCGTAGCCGTAAGTCGGCGCTTCTCACGCACCGCATCACCGCGTACCACTGCTCGATCAAATCCGGGCGTCTCGCATCGCATAGAACGCAGAAAGACGTCTGCAGCGCATGCGCAGCCAGCACGTTGCGGATCAACTGGTACCCTTCATATTTTTTGCTGTCCTGCGGCAGGTCTCTACGGATGAACACGTCGCGGAAATCGCGATACTGCTCCACCACATCCTTTGCTTTCGATTGGAAGTCCGCTTCGGTCAATTTCGCTTCGACCAGCAAACCCGGCAATCTCAAATCCACTTCGGTCCTGTCGAAGCGTTCGCCTGTAAGCGGTACACGAGCTTTGAACCCAAACTCCGGCGACGCCGCCTCCTCAACGCCGAGCATCGACAACACTGCTGACGACTCACACACGCCGGGATAACAGAACACGTTCATCAATAGCGCGTCGGAACTGTTACACGAATCCAGCTCGCACCATCTTCGATCCGCCCGCGGCAGGCTGCTTTTCGCGCTCGTATGTACCTTGCGAAGACGCCTGGCCCACTGCGGGTTCGCACGAATCTGTCCGTAGCTGGCTTGGGCAAAATTACCGTGTACTTCGCCCGATTCTTCGTACACGACCACGGGCGCCGAACCGTAGCTTAGTTGTGAAGGCAGGCCATACTTCCGGCTGAAAGTGAGGTTTCTCTCTTGCAGTTCATGACGAAGAAGGTTGGCGTATGCGGCCGTCATTAAGCGGCGATAGGACGAGGAATAATCCGATATCTCAGAAATTGTAGCCCATGAGGCGTAATTGCGACCCGATCTTCAAGTGTGAAGACGATCAGTTCCGATTGCTCCAGGAAGCGGATCCACTGCTCGAAGCGTACTCCGTCGTAGAGTTCCGGATACTGCCTCGATGTCCCGGCAAAGAACCGGCGCATCTTCGCAACACTCACACCCTTACTGCCTCCAATCGCAATTTGTTGAAGGGCGGGTGCCTGTGTCTCCCATAAGATCGCGGACTCTTCTTCGAAGGCTTGCGCTACCGACAGAACGGTGAAGGGCTTTCCGGGAATGTGAAGGAAATGCATGCGCCGCTCTTCTTTGCGTTCCGCAATCTGCGCAACACCCAGCGCACACAACACCAGCAGGAAGAAAATAATGGCCGAAACTGTCAAGAAGAGGACGGGCATAATGCACCCCAGCAATACGCCAATATCACTACGTTACGCCACTTTCTCGCTACCAGCAACCGATATGCCGCGACTGGAATTCAGGGTTCCTGTTACGGCCTTCTTCACTTCTTCCGCCTTCCACTTGTGCACGATCTTGCGTGCCCCAAGTGTCATCAGGTACGGCTCCGCAAATGGATGGCGTGGTTTGTTCTCCAACACCAACAGGGGAACATGCCTTCCTTCCGACTTAGCTTTCCGGAGAACCGCTTCGCAATTCAACTCCGGTGGATGATCCGCCACCAACATCAAATCGAAGCTCTTCTTCTCCAGCAGATCTACGGTCTCGCTCGTGCTCCACGCTGTCGTGGTGTCGAATCCTTCGTCTTCGAGCAGGTGCTCCAAAGCGATAAGAGCCCGTTCGTCCGAATCGGCGATCAATACGTGCTTCTTGCCTAGATTCATAGGGACCCCTTTGCCGTTGGCTTAGGCATGACAATTTGACTTTGATGATGACTCTGACGAGAAAGGAGATTCGGTAGGTTGGAGCGCGTATATTCCCGAAGGGCACTGCGCCCTGATTCGTTCGCCCTCGAGGGAACGTACACGGGAATCCTCGACTGCCCCAAGCATAGCACCGTTCCACACTGGATCAAAGCACATCGACCTTCTTCGCGGAGTTCCTGACCGCTCAACTTCCGTTCTGCTACTTCGACGTGACATCAGCATCTAAAGCCCATGTCTCACCTGTTCGAACCACTGACGATTCGTGGCGTTACCCTACGCAACCGCATCATTGTCTCGCCCATGTGCCAGTACTCAAGCGAGGATGGTTTTGCTAACGACTGGCATTTCGTTCACCTGGGAAGCCGAGCCGTTGGCGGTGCTGGACTCATCCTCACCGAAGCCATCGCTGTTACGCCGGAAGGCCGTATCAGTCCAGAGGATCTGGGCATTTGGAAGGATGACCACATCCCTGCTCTCTCGCGCATTGTCCAATTCCTGAAGCAGCATGGATCTGTAGCTGGCGTTCAACTGGCGCATGCAGGCCGAAAGGCGAGCACCGCGGCGCCCTGGAAAGGCGGCAAGCCCGTTTCAGTGGAACAGGGCGGATGGTCGCCCATTTATGCCCCGAGTCCAGTCGCATTCTCGGACGGCTATCAGACTCCTCACGAGCTAACCGCAGCCGAGCTTGAGGAACTTACACGTGCCTTCGTCGCCGCCACCAGACGGGCGCTCTCAGCAGGGTTCGAGGTCATCGAACTTCATGCGGCCCACGGCTATCTCCTGCACGAGTTCCTTTCGCCCCTAACGAACAAGCGTACCGACCAATATGGCGGCTCCTTCGACAATCGCATTCGCCTGTTGTGTGAAATCGCTGCTGCTGTTCGCGCCGTATGCCCCGAAAAGATGCCGCTTCTCGTTCGAATCTCCGCGACTGATTACGCCGAGGGAGGATGGGACATCGAGCAATCGATTGAACTCGCGCGTCGGCTCAAGTCCATCGGCGTCGATCTTGTGGACTGCTCTTCGGGCGGTCTCATTCCTCACGTAAGGATCCCCACCGGCCCCGGATATCAAACGCAATTTGCGGAACGGATTCGTCGCGAAGCTGCCATCATGACCAATGCCGTTGGCTTGATCACGTCTCCTCATCAGGCGGATCACATTATCCGCAGCGGACAGGCGGACGCCGTCATGCTTGCTCGTGAATTTTTGCGGGATCCGTACTGGCCACTGCATGCGGCCCGGGTTCTGGGACAACCAATCCAGTGGCCGCCTCAATACGAGAGAGCTAGCAACTAGCTACGATGCGATCGCTGTAGCTTGCCCGAAGGCGCGCTCCACGGCCTTGATGACATCTTCCCGTGGACGCCCTTTGGGTAGCACGCCTGCGGCATTCTCTTCGAGGAAAGTCCTTTCCTTGTCCGTCAGTCGCTTCGATGTGCTCACCAGCACCGGAATCTTCGCCGTGGATTGATCAGCCTTCAGCGCCTTCAACACTTCCATTCCACCCATTTCTGGCATGATCAGATCCAGCACAATTCCGTCCGGCTTCACATCTCGCGCCAGTTGCAGCCCTTCCCTGCCGTTAGCGGCTTCCACGAAGGAATACGTGTTGCTGCCAACCATCGCCATCAGCGAGTACCGTGATACCTCATCATCATCCACCAGCAGCAATCGCTTCGCCGGACGCCCCAGCACCATCTTCCGTAGTCGGTCCAGTAGCCACGATCGATCAATTGGCTTCGTCGCAAAGTCGTCGGCGCCAAGCGAGAACGCCTTCGTGCGGTTGTCCACCACTGTCGCCACTATGACCGGGACCTTTGCCGTCAACGGACTCTGCCGTATCTCCTTCAAAAGCTCCCACGAGGTCTCTTCACCTATCAGTACATCGAGAACAATTGCCGACGGCGTCAGGTCCCGCAGTACGTTCCGCGCCTCCGCCAATGTTCTTGCTTGCACAACCTTGAATTCGGACCCCTGCAGGAACTTCTCGTACGTGTACAGCGTCTCAAAGTTATCTTCGATCACCAGCACCGAGTATTCGGGAGCCTCTGCCGTAACGGAGGCTCCGACCAGCGTGACCTCCCCGGGGCCCGCATACTGCCTCGGAATCGACAGATAAAACTTCGATCCACGGCCAGGCTCACTCTCTAACCAGATCCTGCCGCCCAGCAACTCCGCCAGCTTGCGTGACAGCGGTAGTCCCAATCCGCTCCCTTTAACCCTTCGCTGTGCTGGATTCTCGATCTGGCTCCACTCTTCGAAAATCTTTTCCTGATCTTCCGGCGAGATTCCGATGCCAGTATCCGAGACCGCGAATACAACGTTTTCGCCGTCCAGTTGCGCCGAAACATGTACCTCACCGTTCTCGGTAAACTTCAGCGCATTCGAAAGGAAGTTCCGTAAGATCTGCGAAACCTTTGTATCGTCTGTGTTAAGAGCCGGAACTCCGGGGGTATCGTCGAAAATCAACTCTACCGGCTTTGTGCCCAGCATCGGTCTGATGGCCCCGCGCAGCGCGCTGAAGATTGTGGGAACATCAAACTCCTGTGGGCGTACCGTGATCTTGCCTGCCTCAACTTTCGCAAGATCCAGCAGGTCGCTCACAAGCTCGATCAACTCCTCGGCCGAGCGCTTGATGTAATTGACCTGCTTCTCCTGCTCCGGCGAGAGATCGCCATCAATCCGGTCCAGCAGAATTCTTGACAGGCTGACGATCGAATTCAGCGGCGTACGCAGCTCATGGCTGATATTCGAAAAGAACCTGGTCTTGATGTCACTCGCCTTGCGCAGATACTCCGCTCGGTCATCAAGTTCTGCATACAGAGCCACCACGCCACGGTTCGTGTCTTCCAGTTCGCTGTTGAGTTGCGCCAGCTCGTTCTGGCGCTCTCGTAAAGTTTCCAGCGTCCGCAACAGTTCCTGGTTCTGCTGCTGTAATTCGTCGATGATTACATTGCCGCCGCCTCTCGAATCCGCGAGCGATGCAGCAATCTTGCCGATATCGAGTTTCGAGGACGTCCCCTCTGGTAATCGGCGCGTCACCGTCACGACCGTACCTTTGCCGGGCGCTGATTGCACCTCGAACCCTTCCATCAGACGCTTGGCTCCGATGAGCCCCAACCCCATCCCGGTACTCGACTGGTATCGCCCGCTCATGATCCGCTCGATATCGCGGATGCCCGGCCCTTTATCCTCCACCCTGACCGCCA
This region of Terriglobales bacterium genomic DNA includes:
- a CDS encoding response regulator; the encoded protein is MNLGKKHVLIADSDERALIALEHLLEDEGFDTTTAWSTSETVDLLEKKSFDLMLVADHPPELNCEAVLRKAKSEGRHVPLLVLENKPRHPFAEPYLMTLGARKIVHKWKAEEVKKAVTGTLNSSRGISVAGSEKVA
- a CDS encoding NADH:flavin oxidoreductase/NADH oxidase translates to MSHLFEPLTIRGVTLRNRIIVSPMCQYSSEDGFANDWHFVHLGSRAVGGAGLILTEAIAVTPEGRISPEDLGIWKDDHIPALSRIVQFLKQHGSVAGVQLAHAGRKASTAAPWKGGKPVSVEQGGWSPIYAPSPVAFSDGYQTPHELTAAELEELTRAFVAATRRALSAGFEVIELHAAHGYLLHEFLSPLTNKRTDQYGGSFDNRIRLLCEIAAAVRAVCPEKMPLLVRISATDYAEGGWDIEQSIELARRLKSIGVDLVDCSSGGLIPHVRIPTGPGYQTQFAERIRREAAIMTNAVGLITSPHQADHIIRSGQADAVMLAREFLRDPYWPLHAARVLGQPIQWPPQYERASN
- a CDS encoding ATP-binding protein; translation: MKGSQRIMTVAVANEQDVVLARQRARQIAGSLGFDMQDQTRIATAVSELARNAFEYAKGGQVEFSLQKSPMPMLAVRVEDKGPGIRDIERIMSGRYQSSTGMGLGLIGAKRLMEGFEVQSAPGKGTVVTVTRRLPEGTSSKLDIGKIAASLADSRGGGNVIIDELQQQNQELLRTLETLRERQNELAQLNSELEDTNRGVVALYAELDDRAEYLRKASDIKTRFFSNISHELRTPLNSIVSLSRILLDRIDGDLSPEQEKQVNYIKRSAEELIELVSDLLDLAKVEAGKITVRPQEFDVPTIFSALRGAIRPMLGTKPVELIFDDTPGVPALNTDDTKVSQILRNFLSNALKFTENGEVHVSAQLDGENVVFAVSDTGIGISPEDQEKIFEEWSQIENPAQRRVKGSGLGLPLSRKLAELLGGRIWLESEPGRGSKFYLSIPRQYAGPGEVTLVGASVTAEAPEYSVLVIEDNFETLYTYEKFLQGSEFKVVQARTLAEARNVLRDLTPSAIVLDVLIGEETSWELLKEIRQSPLTAKVPVIVATVVDNRTKAFSLGADDFATKPIDRSWLLDRLRKMVLGRPAKRLLLVDDDEVSRYSLMAMVGSNTYSFVEAANGREGLQLARDVKPDGIVLDLIMPEMGGMEVLKALKADQSTAKIPVLVSTSKRLTDKERTFLEENAAGVLPKGRPREDVIKAVERAFGQATAIAS